From the genome of Bacillus oleivorans, one region includes:
- a CDS encoding threonine aldolase family protein, which produces MNQTNALKETYYQSKYQLAQHGKRNIQVLKNAFENKDGKLESDMYGAGQVIEEFQEKMAALLGKEKAVFFPSGTMAQQIALRIWCDEKGVRKVAYHPLCHLEIHEEDGLKEIHHIETILLADKSRVIEMADVAEMRDDVACLLLELPQREIGGQLPSFEILKQISEYCKKKGIKLHLDGARLLEVLPFYQKSAAEVSALFDSVYISFYKGIGGIAGAILAGDGDFIANAKIWKRRYGGDLISLYPYIISADYYFEMRSTKMGQYYEEAKELAALFNSCHDITTIPLVPVSNMFHVHFLYAKEKVEPVLAEVQQQTGIGITSYLKDTDENTCYFEISLGDQYGIVPKAEVKHSFILLDKLMKQKFN; this is translated from the coding sequence GTGAATCAAACAAATGCATTAAAAGAAACATATTACCAATCTAAATATCAGCTTGCTCAGCATGGGAAACGCAATATTCAAGTATTAAAAAATGCTTTTGAGAATAAGGATGGGAAATTGGAAAGTGATATGTATGGAGCAGGACAGGTGATTGAAGAGTTTCAAGAAAAAATGGCTGCATTATTAGGTAAGGAAAAGGCAGTATTTTTTCCAAGCGGGACGATGGCACAGCAGATCGCCCTACGAATCTGGTGTGATGAAAAAGGTGTAAGAAAAGTAGCTTATCATCCGCTTTGCCATCTAGAAATTCACGAAGAAGATGGGTTGAAAGAAATTCATCATATTGAAACGATCTTGCTCGCTGATAAAAGCCGTGTTATTGAAATGGCTGATGTGGCGGAAATGAGGGATGACGTTGCTTGTCTCCTGCTGGAATTGCCTCAGCGTGAAATAGGCGGTCAATTGCCGAGCTTTGAAATTTTGAAACAGATATCGGAGTATTGTAAAAAGAAAGGGATAAAGCTGCATTTGGATGGAGCCCGCTTATTAGAAGTTCTGCCATTTTATCAGAAGTCCGCAGCTGAAGTTTCAGCTCTTTTTGACAGCGTTTATATCTCTTTTTATAAAGGCATTGGCGGGATTGCAGGCGCAATATTAGCCGGTGACGGGGACTTTATTGCGAATGCGAAGATTTGGAAGAGACGCTATGGCGGGGACTTGATTAGTTTGTACCCTTACATTATTTCAGCTGATTATTATTTTGAGATGAGATCAACTAAAATGGGGCAGTATTATGAGGAAGCAAAGGAGCTAGCCGCGCTATTTAATTCATGCCACGACATTACAACAATTCCACTGGTTCCTGTTTCAAACATGTTCCATGTCCATTTTCTTTATGCTAAGGAGAAAGTGGAACCTGTATTAGCAGAAGTGCAGCAACAAACAGGAATTGGTATAACCAGTTATTTAAAAGATACTGATGAGAATACTTGTTACTTCGAGATTAGTCTGGGAGATCAGTATGGTATTGTGCCTAAGGCAGAGGTTAAACATTCATTTATATTGTTAGATAAACTCATGAAACAAAAATTCAATTAG
- a CDS encoding nuclease-related domain-containing protein yields MDSLSAAICRLPDTHPKYKILLDRYAALDSGIGGEKRVEDTLRYAPFSFDTRIFFDLHLFLSEYFQLDVTIITPSYVLVLEVKNISGILTFNDDPHLIRTNPDGSKDGFDSPVSQLERNCELFSTWLMKRGIDLPVIGAIVSAYPKQIVEKSPAAATILYPKLIPAFIKKLLEEHKSKSIDNKTFQWITSEIKKSHSIYVPNPLANTNGISKKDFQTGVKCAKCGVFGMRKHLKKWVCESCGYKSRVAHYQAVKEWFLLFGGKMTNRDCREFLGVDNIHAATRILKGMELKQEGSFRNRVYWMDLRSLKIPIE; encoded by the coding sequence TTGGACAGTTTGAGTGCAGCAATTTGCAGGCTTCCTGATACTCACCCGAAATATAAAATCTTGTTAGACAGATACGCTGCTTTAGACTCAGGTATTGGCGGCGAAAAAAGAGTTGAAGATACATTAAGGTATGCCCCTTTTTCCTTTGACACTCGTATATTCTTCGATTTACACCTCTTTTTGAGTGAATATTTCCAATTAGATGTTACCATAATAACTCCTTCTTATGTGCTGGTTTTAGAAGTTAAAAACATTAGCGGGATTTTAACGTTTAATGACGATCCACATTTAATTCGAACCAATCCGGATGGCAGTAAAGATGGATTTGATAGTCCAGTGTCCCAACTTGAGAGAAACTGTGAACTATTTTCTACGTGGTTAATGAAGAGAGGAATTGATTTACCTGTGATTGGAGCTATTGTTTCGGCATACCCCAAACAAATTGTAGAAAAATCCCCAGCTGCAGCTACAATTTTATACCCAAAATTAATTCCTGCGTTTATTAAAAAATTGTTAGAGGAGCATAAAAGTAAAAGTATAGACAATAAAACATTCCAATGGATTACCTCAGAAATCAAGAAGAGTCACAGCATTTATGTACCGAATCCCCTTGCAAATACGAATGGCATTTCTAAAAAAGATTTCCAGACTGGAGTAAAGTGTGCAAAATGTGGTGTCTTCGGGATGCGGAAACATTTAAAAAAATGGGTGTGTGAAAGTTGCGGGTATAAGAGTAGGGTAGCACATTATCAGGCTGTTAAAGAGTGGTTCTTGTTATTCGGCGGGAAGATGACGAATCGGGATTGCCGGGAGTTTTTGGGGGTGGATAACATTCACGCTGCAACACGTATTTTAAAGGGTATGGAGTTAAAACAAGAAGGAAGCTTTCGAAATAGAGTTTATTGGATGGATTTAAGAAGTTTAAAAATTCCTATTGAATAA
- a CDS encoding GNAT family N-acetyltransferase, which produces MNYEYIIYQSLPSKDILNSIQNLHRTIFGSSDDLIKKMTAKPKLLMITTMEDDKVIGYKIGYELEQHKFYSWLGGVDPAYRNLGIASVLMEKQHQYLKQNSYNIVQTKTMNKWRNMLILNIKNGFDVIETYTDEKGRHKIILEKNLLD; this is translated from the coding sequence TTGAACTATGAATATATAATTTATCAATCACTGCCTTCTAAAGATATATTAAATAGCATTCAAAACCTGCATAGAACCATTTTCGGTTCATCCGATGATTTGATTAAAAAAATGACAGCTAAACCCAAATTATTAATGATCACCACAATGGAAGATGATAAAGTGATTGGCTATAAAATCGGATATGAATTGGAACAACATAAATTTTACAGCTGGTTAGGCGGAGTGGACCCTGCTTACAGAAATCTGGGTATTGCATCAGTGTTAATGGAAAAGCAACATCAATATTTAAAGCAAAATAGTTATAATATTGTTCAAACGAAAACGATGAATAAATGGCGGAATATGTTAATCTTAAATATTAAAAATGGGTTTGATGTCATAGAAACATATACTGATGAAAAAGGACGCCATAAAATTATTCTTGAAAAAAATTTGCTTGATTAA
- a CDS encoding VOC family protein: protein MVQSPIKNKIKSVFIPVRDIEKAKNWYSKILGIQDGEVMFDHLFVADMEGAGMVLDTMPMWRNEYKEISTFHVPAIQFATDDIQSSYQFMKENGVELVTEIQHDHFFVFKDPDGNMLMVCQD, encoded by the coding sequence ATGGTACAAAGTCCAATCAAAAACAAAATTAAGTCTGTTTTTATTCCAGTGAGAGATATCGAGAAAGCAAAAAACTGGTATTCAAAAATCTTAGGCATTCAAGATGGGGAGGTTATGTTTGACCATTTATTCGTGGCAGACATGGAAGGCGCTGGGATGGTTCTTGATACGATGCCGATGTGGCGAAATGAATATAAAGAGATCTCTACATTTCATGTACCAGCCATTCAATTTGCTACTGATGACATCCAAAGCTCTTACCAATTCATGAAGGAGAACGGAGTTGAACTTGTGACAGAAATCCAGCATGATCACTTTTTTGTTTTTAAAGATCCAGATGGAAACATGCTGATGGTTTGTCAGGATTAA
- a CDS encoding MFS transporter translates to MIRVFVFLIIFCSFFDLFAQLPIITPLATSLGATPFLTGLAVGMYSFSNTVGNVASGFITDKRGPSFILKTGLFLTGVILILYSLATNAWLLLMIRFLHGLSAGLIAPAAFTYLANSADREKKGKSSALTGAFVGLAAIIGPAFSGIVASQTNEITVLSMTAAFMLLLAGLALFLLPKNQKRSAGENQLERLPVRSLFHNPLIIKSFAGAFFLMFSQGVLAYMLPLKVDQLGFDTRTSGMMLSTFGIVAVLVFVLPINRLFDIIKPIKTLSSGMTAMGLSLILISSSQNISILYVLMALYGVGFAFLFPSLNTLLIEATVETHRGKAYGYFYAFFSFGVVFGSGVTGLLELSANQGFVLTGIVLIGVAMFILMKKNNKLTSVNKG, encoded by the coding sequence ATGATTCGTGTATTTGTTTTTCTGATTATCTTTTGTTCTTTCTTTGATTTATTTGCACAGCTTCCTATAATCACGCCCCTTGCCACTTCACTGGGCGCAACTCCTTTTTTAACCGGGTTAGCCGTTGGAATGTACTCTTTTTCCAATACAGTCGGAAATGTAGCATCAGGATTTATAACGGATAAAAGAGGACCATCCTTTATTTTAAAAACGGGGTTATTCCTGACCGGGGTTATTCTTATACTCTACTCTCTAGCTACTAACGCATGGCTTTTATTAATGATTCGATTTTTACACGGATTATCAGCGGGTTTAATTGCTCCTGCCGCTTTTACTTACTTAGCTAATTCAGCGGATAGAGAGAAAAAAGGAAAAAGCTCAGCACTAACAGGAGCATTTGTCGGGTTAGCAGCGATCATTGGACCAGCATTTAGCGGGATTGTTGCCAGCCAAACGAATGAAATCACGGTTTTATCGATGACAGCTGCATTTATGCTATTACTGGCTGGATTAGCTCTATTTTTATTGCCGAAAAATCAAAAAAGATCAGCTGGTGAAAATCAATTGGAACGTCTGCCAGTACGATCCTTGTTCCATAATCCTCTGATCATAAAATCTTTTGCAGGCGCGTTTTTCTTGATGTTTTCTCAAGGGGTACTAGCGTATATGCTGCCATTAAAAGTAGATCAGCTAGGCTTTGATACACGAACGAGCGGAATGATGTTAAGTACATTTGGAATAGTAGCAGTTCTTGTATTCGTACTTCCGATCAACCGTTTATTTGATATTATAAAGCCGATCAAAACGTTGAGCTCAGGAATGACAGCGATGGGACTTAGTCTGATATTAATCAGCAGCAGCCAGAATATTTCTATTCTCTATGTTTTAATGGCGCTTTATGGAGTAGGGTTTGCCTTTTTATTTCCCTCCCTTAACACCTTATTGATTGAAGCTACAGTCGAAACACACCGCGGCAAAGCGTATGGATACTTTTACGCCTTCTTTTCCTTCGGAGTTGTATTTGGATCTGGGGTTACTGGGTTATTAGAGCTTTCAGCCAATCAAGGCTTTGTTCTGACTGGAATTGTATTAATCGGAGTCGCAATGTTTATATTAATGAAGAAAAATAACAAACTTACATCCGTAAATAAAGGCTAA
- a CDS encoding TetR/AcrR family transcriptional regulator, with product MGSKGKESRRRLLETAAIEFATQGFHDTKVSTIVKKAGLTQPSFYLYFTSKEAIFEELVTNFYSNLRKLTESLRLVSGIEQIDVSKRVLAAVESVFRFLGSDPHLTRIGFFLSPEAIQIKSNLTLVLKENLLAEQRLGYFNPELDMDIVAECLTGMIVHLTNSYLLPGTKDSESLAAQVVNLLINGMLPK from the coding sequence ATAGGATCAAAAGGAAAAGAAAGCCGCAGGAGATTGCTTGAAACTGCTGCGATTGAATTCGCAACCCAAGGATTTCATGATACAAAAGTAAGTACAATTGTTAAAAAAGCAGGACTGACACAGCCTTCCTTCTATCTTTACTTTACAAGTAAAGAAGCCATCTTCGAGGAGTTAGTAACTAATTTTTACTCTAATTTAAGAAAGCTGACAGAGTCACTTCGCTTAGTAAGTGGAATAGAGCAAATTGATGTCTCAAAAAGAGTATTAGCTGCTGTGGAATCTGTTTTTCGGTTTCTTGGTAGTGACCCTCATTTAACAAGAATAGGTTTTTTTCTCAGTCCAGAAGCGATACAAATTAAAAGTAATTTAACGCTGGTTTTGAAAGAAAACTTACTTGCCGAACAACGGTTAGGCTATTTTAATCCAGAGCTAGATATGGATATCGTGGCTGAATGTCTAACGGGTATGATTGTTCACCTTACAAATTCATATTTGCTGCCTGGGACAAAAGATTCCGAAAGTCTTGCAGCACAAGTGGTAAACCTTTTAATTAATGGGATGCTTCCCAAGTAG
- a CDS encoding DUF2269 family protein, protein MAVIFYKFIVYIHIFSAILSIGPFFVLLPLLKKLRSAEIEEIPPYLNVFTSSIRLVKHAGHVLVISGVLLIYMGGWPWSTTWIVMTLVVMFSSIIFLARAFTPTIKKFAEPDFDQGQLAEKLRRSVWVYIVLLLVMLWFMVVKPVWW, encoded by the coding sequence ATGGCAGTTATATTTTATAAATTTATTGTCTATATTCATATTTTTAGTGCGATTTTATCCATTGGACCTTTCTTTGTGCTACTGCCTCTTCTGAAAAAGTTGCGGAGCGCAGAGATCGAAGAAATCCCACCTTATTTGAATGTCTTCACATCATCCATTAGACTCGTCAAACATGCAGGGCATGTCCTGGTCATTTCAGGAGTGCTGCTTATTTATATGGGTGGATGGCCATGGAGCACTACATGGATTGTCATGACGCTGGTTGTTATGTTTAGTTCGATCATCTTTTTGGCCCGGGCTTTTACGCCGACTATAAAGAAGTTCGCCGAACCTGATTTTGATCAGGGGCAATTAGCTGAAAAACTAAGGAGGTCTGTGTGGGTTTATATTGTTTTATTGTTAGTGATGCTTTGGTTTATGGTAGTTAAGCCGGTATGGTGGTAG